TGACGGTGCCGGCGCTCACCGTCAACAAGGTGTGCCTGTCCGGGCTCGACGCCATCGCGCTGGCCGATCAGCTGATCTCCGTCGGGGAGTACGACGTCGTCGTCGCGGGCGGCATGGAGTCGATGACCAACGCGCCGCACCTGCTGCCCGGCGCTCGTGCTGGTTACCGCTACGGCAACGGCACGCTCGTCGACTCCATGGCACATGACGGGTTGTTCTGCGCCTTCGACCAGTGCTCGATGGGTGAGTCGACCGAGCGGTACAACGCCCGGCTCGGCATCAGCCGCGAGGAGCAGGACGAGTTCTCCGCCCGCTCGCACGAGCGGGCCGCCGCCGCCGCCAAGAACGGCCTGTTCGACGACGAGGTCGTCCCCGTCCTGATCCCGCAGCGCAGGGGCGACCCGGTGCCGTTCACCGAGGACGAGGGCGTGCGCGCCGACACCACGGTCGAGTCGCTGGGCCGGCTGCGCCCGGCGTTCGCCCCCGACGGCACGATCACCGCGGGCTCGGCCTCCCAGATCTCCGACGGCGGATGCGCCGTCGTCGTCATGTCGCGGGCCAAGGCGGCGGAGCTCGGCGCGCCGGTGCTCGCCGAGGTCGGCGCGCACGGGGTGGTCGCCGGACCCGATGCGAGCTTGCAGTCCCAGCCGGCCAACGCCATCACGAAGGCCCTCGGCCGCGAGGGGCTCTCGCCGGCGGACCTCGACCTGCTCGAGATCAACGAGGCGTTCGCCTCGGTCGCGATCCAGTCGATGCGCGAGCTGGGCGTCGGGGCGGAGCGGGTCAACGTCAACGGCGGCGCCATCGCGCTCGGCCACCCCATCGGCATGTCCGGTGCCCGTCTCGCGCTCACCCTCGCCCTCGAGCTGCGCCGCCGCGGTGGTGGTCTGGGCGCGGCCGGGCTGTGCGGCGGCGGCGGCCAGGGTGACGCTCTGCTGCTGCGGGTGCCGGCGGCGTGAGAGCCGCCCCCGCAGACGTCTCCGAACTGGTCGAGCGCGCGGTCAAGGGTGAGGCGCGCGCGGTTGCCCGGCTGATCTCCCTGGTCGAGGACGCCTCGCCGCTGCTGCGCGAGGCCATGGCCGCTCTCGCGCCGCACACCGGCCACGCCCGGGTCATCGGGCTGACCGGCTCGCCCGGAGTCGGCAAGTCGACGTCGACCAACGCGCTGGTGGGGGAGTACCGCTCCCGGGGGTTGCGGGTCGGGGTCCTCGCGGTCGATCCGTCGTCGCCGTTCTCGGGTGGGGCGCTGCTCGGTGACCGGGTGCGGATGCAGGACCACGCGACCGACTCCGGCGTCTACATCCGCTCGATGGCCTCGCGCGGGCACCTCGGCGGCCTCGCCTGGACCACGCCGCAGGCCCTGCGGGTGCTCGACGCCGCCGGCTGCGACGTCGTGCTCGTCGAGACGGTGGGGGTTGGCCAGGCCGAGGTCGAGATCGCCTCGCTCGCCGACTCCACCGTCGTGCTGGTCGCTCCCGGCATGGGCGACTCGATCCAGGCCGCGAAGGCCGGGATCCTCGAGGTCGCCGACGTGTTCGTCGTCAACAAGGCCGACCGCGACGGCGCCGACGCCACCGCGCGCGACCTGCGCCACATGCTCTCGCTCGGCGACCGTACCGAGGGTTCCTGGGTGCCGCCGATCGTCAAGACCGTCGCGTCTCGCGGTGAGGGCGTTGCCGAGGTGGTCGACGCGCTGGAGCGCCACGATGCCTGGCTGCGCTCGAGCGGCCGCCTCGACGCCCGCCGACGCGAGCGGGCGGCCGACGAGGTCGAGGCCATCGCGGTGACGTCGCTGCGGGAGCGGATGGGCGACCTGCGCGGCGGTCGGCTGCTCGACACGCTCGCGGGGCGCGTCGTGGCCGGGGAGATCGACCCGTACGCCGCCGCCGACCAGCTCGTCGCCGGCGTGACCGGCTGATCCCGGTGGCTACGACGCGTCGCGGGCGCTGCGCCCGAGCTGGTCGAGCACGTCGCTGGACCACCGGCCGACGAACTCGCTGATCGCCGCGTCGAGCGCGGCGGCCAGCTCGGTGTCGACCGCGACCCGGGCGAGCGGGCGCAGCCGCTCGACGAGGGACGCGAGCGCCGGCAGCTCGGCGTCGCTGGGCATCCAGCCCGGGCCGTGCGCGTCGATGACGTGACCGGCCACGGTCGCGACGAAGTCGTCGGCGACCGCGCTGACGCGCTCGCGCAGCCGGGCCGCGAGGTCGAGCACGTCGCCGAGGGGGATGCCGATCGCCACCAGCTCGGCGCCGGCGCGCAGCAGCCGCGGGTTCGGCACCCGGTAGCGGTCGCCCTCGGGCACCAGCAGGCCGAGCTCGATCGACCGCTCGGTGGCGCGCGGGTCGTCGCTGCCGAACATCGTGACCAGCTCGTCGTAGGTCAGGTAGGCCGGGATCTCCCCCGAACCCGGCGCGAGCAGCGCCGCCTCCAGGCCGAGGACCCGGCCCAGGTCGTCACCGGCCTCCCACGAGCGGACGAAGTCGGCGATGTGCGCGGAGGTGTAGCCGCGGTCGAGCAGGCGCCCGATCAGCCGGAGCCGGCCGAGATGCGTGTCGTCGTAGAGGCCGGTGCGGCCGACCCGGCGGGGCGGCGGCAGCAGCCCGCGCTCCTGGTAGGCGCGCACGTTGCGCACGGTCATGTCCGCGGCCCGGGCGAGCTCGTCGATGCGGTAGTCGGTCATCACCCGTCCCTCGGCGGCTGTGACGCAACGAACATACCACGAAGCCTTGTGCCATTGACGAATGGCACCTTTAATCATGGGTAGGTAGTGACCGACGCGACGAGAGGAACCGACATGACCGCCGCGATGACCACCCAAGAGATCGCCGACGCTCCCGTCGTGGCGCGCATCCGCGACCGCCAGCGGACCGGAGAGCGGCTGCTGCGTTCGGCGCAGAAGCTGTCCTTCGACCCGATGACCGAGATCGACTGGGACGCGCCGCTGGCGCCGGACCGCTACTTCGAGGCCCCGCACCGGTGCTCGCTCTACGGCACGACGCTGTGGGACGGCCTGACCGAGGAGCAGCGCATCGAGCTGACCAAGCACGAGGTCGCGAGCATCGCCAGCGTCGGCATCTGGTTCGAGGAGATCCTCATGCAGATGCTGCTGCGCTACGCCTACGACCGCGACGCCACCCGCAGCGACATCCAGTGGACGCTGACCGAGATCGGCGACGAGTGCCGCCACTCGGTGATGTTCGCCAAGATGATCGCGAAGTTCGGCGCGCCGGCGTACGGCGTGTCGCGGTTGTCGCACGAGCTCGGCCGGCTGTTCAAGACCACGTCCGACGGCGTACTGACCTTCGCCGGCACGATGTACGTCGAGGAGATCCTCGACGCCTTCCAGCGTGAGGCGATGGACGACGACGCGCTGCAGCCGCTGGTGCGGCAGGTGTCGCGCATCCACGTCATCGAGGAGGCGCGGCACATCAGCTACGCGCGGGAGGAGTCGCTGCGCGCCTGGGCGGGGCGCAACCGTGTCGCCAAGGCCTACGACCGGCTGATGCTGGGTCTCGTCATCGAACGGGCCACCAGCGCGCTGGTCAACCCGCGGGTCTACGCCACCGTCGGGCTCGACCCGCAGCAGGCCGCGGCCGCCGCCGAGGCCAACCCGCACTGGCGTGCCACCAAGCGCTGGGCCGCCGAGAAGGTGCTCGGGGTCTTCCGCGACGCCGGTCTCATCGGCCCCGAGAACGAGTGGCTGCTGCGTCACGCCGGCGTCGTCTGACCTGCCGCTCTTGGCGGTGATCCACGCGCCGCGGCCGCGCGGCCCGCGTAGCCTGCAGGCGTGGACGCTGAGGAGATCGAGGCGGGTCGTCGGCGCTGGCGGGAGCGGTATGCGGCTGCACCCAAACGCGACGCGGATTTCACGACGTTGTCCGGGGTGGAGGTGGATCCGGTCTACGGGCCGGTGCCGGGCGTGTCGGTGCCGGGGTTCGAGCGGATCGGCTG
This region of Mycobacteriales bacterium genomic DNA includes:
- a CDS encoding acetyl-CoA C-acetyltransferase, producing MPGSVIVSGARTPIGRLLGGLKDFQAADLGGVAIAAALQRAGIAGDEVDYVIMGHVLQAGAGQITARQAAVKGGVPMTVPALTVNKVCLSGLDAIALADQLISVGEYDVVVAGGMESMTNAPHLLPGARAGYRYGNGTLVDSMAHDGLFCAFDQCSMGESTERYNARLGISREEQDEFSARSHERAAAAAKNGLFDDEVVPVLIPQRRGDPVPFTEDEGVRADTTVESLGRLRPAFAPDGTITAGSASQISDGGCAVVVMSRAKAAELGAPVLAEVGAHGVVAGPDASLQSQPANAITKALGREGLSPADLDLLEINEAFASVAIQSMRELGVGAERVNVNGGAIALGHPIGMSGARLALTLALELRRRGGGLGAAGLCGGGGQGDALLLRVPAA
- the meaB gene encoding methylmalonyl Co-A mutase-associated GTPase MeaB, with amino-acid sequence MRAAPADVSELVERAVKGEARAVARLISLVEDASPLLREAMAALAPHTGHARVIGLTGSPGVGKSTSTNALVGEYRSRGLRVGVLAVDPSSPFSGGALLGDRVRMQDHATDSGVYIRSMASRGHLGGLAWTTPQALRVLDAAGCDVVLVETVGVGQAEVEIASLADSTVVLVAPGMGDSIQAAKAGILEVADVFVVNKADRDGADATARDLRHMLSLGDRTEGSWVPPIVKTVASRGEGVAEVVDALERHDAWLRSSGRLDARRRERAADEVEAIAVTSLRERMGDLRGGRLLDTLAGRVVAGEIDPYAAADQLVAGVTG
- a CDS encoding MerR family transcriptional regulator, producing the protein MTDYRIDELARAADMTVRNVRAYQERGLLPPPRRVGRTGLYDDTHLGRLRLIGRLLDRGYTSAHIADFVRSWEAGDDLGRVLGLEAALLAPGSGEIPAYLTYDELVTMFGSDDPRATERSIELGLLVPEGDRYRVPNPRLLRAGAELVAIGIPLGDVLDLAARLRERVSAVADDFVATVAGHVIDAHGPGWMPSDAELPALASLVERLRPLARVAVDTELAAALDAAISEFVGRWSSDVLDQLGRSARDAS
- a CDS encoding diiron oxygenase, with amino-acid sequence MTAAMTTQEIADAPVVARIRDRQRTGERLLRSAQKLSFDPMTEIDWDAPLAPDRYFEAPHRCSLYGTTLWDGLTEEQRIELTKHEVASIASVGIWFEEILMQMLLRYAYDRDATRSDIQWTLTEIGDECRHSVMFAKMIAKFGAPAYGVSRLSHELGRLFKTTSDGVLTFAGTMYVEEILDAFQREAMDDDALQPLVRQVSRIHVIEEARHISYAREESLRAWAGRNRVAKAYDRLMLGLVIERATSALVNPRVYATVGLDPQQAAAAAEANPHWRATKRWAAEKVLGVFRDAGLIGPENEWLLRHAGVV